ATTGTTCATATCGACAGCCCCGGCGGCACCATGGTTGGCGGCGAGGAACTTTACGAATCCCTGCGCCGTATTGGCCAGACCCGGCCGATTGTTGCGGAAATGGGCACGGTTGCTGCGTCGGGTGGATATATGACCGCGATTGCCGCAGACCATATCCTGGCCCATCGCGGCACCATTACCGGGTCGATCGGGGTGATCTTTCAGTCGATGAATGTGACCGGCGCGCTTGAAAAGATCGGTGTTGAACCCGTCACGGTGAAAAGTGCCCCCCTGAAAGCGGCACCAAACCCGTTTGAACCGACCACGGATGAAGCCCGCGATGTGATGAAAGGCCTGATTTCTGACATGTTTAACGTGTTTGTCAGCATGGTTGCAGAACGTCGCGATATGACAGTCGAGCAGGTAAAGGCGCTGGCCGATGGCCGCGTTTATACCGGTCAGCAGGCCGTGGCCAACGGCCTGATTGACGCGATTGGTGGACGCCGCGAGGCGCTGCAATGGCTGGAAGAGGAAAAAGGCATTTCCGCAGATACACCTGTGATCCCCATGGAGATCGAAG
The window above is part of the Thalassospira marina genome. Proteins encoded here:
- the sppA gene encoding signal peptide peptidase SppA; translation: MALDADFILDRRRLKKSILRWRVLAGVAVVVAIVVGLARTGFFATAVGPYIAEVTVEGVIATDPVFLSALDRLEDDDNAVGVIVHIDSPGGTMVGGEELYESLRRIGQTRPIVAEMGTVAASGGYMTAIAADHILAHRGTITGSIGVIFQSMNVTGALEKIGVEPVTVKSAPLKAAPNPFEPTTDEARDVMKGLISDMFNVFVSMVAERRDMTVEQVKALADGRVYTGQQAVANGLIDAIGGRREALQWLEEEKGISADTPVIPMEIEEPESSVLVDLFKGSIGNVLSSEGLKLDGLLTVWHP